One window of Desulfovibrio sp. genomic DNA carries:
- a CDS encoding sigma-54 dependent transcriptional regulator, with amino-acid sequence MSSRRLLFLTPAQAVTAVFPALRNAGFELGIAENLKGASVFIKKSGPDVIFSRPSLPGFRVEDLLAVGAEDPNFPPVIVITDKGSAEEAERLLSLGARDYWLEPLDVERVAAVAGQKRKTAPVPAVSTLGGHKPRQEASGPRIVGEHPAIARVLQLARQVAGSRATVLITGESGTGKEMFARYLHAMSKRADQPFVAVNCAALPEHLLESELFGHEKGAFTGAIARKPGKFELADGGTLLLDEISEMDMALQAKLLRVLQEGEIDRVGGTETIKVDVRVLATTNRDLEGWVKEGKFRQDLYFRLNVIPLRLPSLRERGDDVLQLARFFMNMYTREYQLPVSPLSDSAVAWLQQYDFPGNVRELQNLMERAVLLANGRPVEPCHFLLENDDWPLFEEESPAPATGTGAAAAAAEEALAMAATHATASGEDAPAADYSALASVAAPLTEGRMQGAVIPLHEMERIMILKGLEVTSGNRTQAADLLGISVRTLRNKLNEYRAAGHPID; translated from the coding sequence ATGTCATCGCGCCGACTGCTTTTTCTTACCCCCGCTCAGGCAGTAACTGCCGTCTTTCCCGCGTTACGCAACGCGGGTTTTGAGCTTGGCATTGCAGAAAATCTCAAGGGCGCTTCTGTCTTTATCAAAAAATCCGGGCCGGATGTCATATTTTCGCGTCCTTCCCTGCCGGGCTTTCGGGTTGAAGACCTGCTTGCCGTAGGCGCAGAAGATCCCAATTTTCCCCCAGTTATCGTCATTACCGACAAGGGCAGCGCCGAAGAAGCCGAGAGGCTCCTGAGTCTTGGCGCGCGTGACTACTGGCTTGAGCCCCTCGACGTGGAGCGTGTTGCCGCCGTAGCAGGTCAAAAACGCAAAACAGCTCCCGTACCTGCCGTTTCCACTCTCGGCGGCCACAAGCCCCGTCAGGAGGCTTCTGGCCCGCGCATTGTGGGCGAGCACCCTGCCATAGCCCGCGTGCTGCAGCTGGCACGTCAGGTTGCCGGTTCGCGCGCTACTGTGCTGATCACCGGCGAATCTGGTACAGGCAAGGAAATGTTTGCCCGCTACCTGCACGCCATGAGCAAGCGCGCCGATCAGCCCTTTGTGGCTGTAAACTGCGCAGCCCTGCCCGAGCACCTGCTGGAAAGTGAGCTTTTTGGTCACGAAAAGGGCGCGTTTACCGGCGCCATTGCGCGCAAGCCCGGCAAGTTTGAGCTGGCCGACGGCGGTACCCTGCTGCTGGACGAAATATCTGAAATGGACATGGCCCTTCAGGCCAAGCTGCTGCGCGTACTTCAGGAAGGCGAGATCGACCGCGTGGGCGGCACGGAAACCATCAAGGTAGACGTGCGCGTGCTTGCCACGACCAACCGCGATCTTGAAGGCTGGGTGAAGGAAGGCAAGTTCCGGCAGGATCTGTACTTCCGGCTCAATGTCATTCCTCTGCGGCTGCCTTCACTGCGTGAGCGCGGCGACGATGTGCTGCAGCTGGCGCGCTTTTTCATGAACATGTACACGCGTGAATACCAGCTGCCTGTTTCGCCCCTTTCTGACAGCGCTGTGGCCTGGCTGCAGCAGTACGATTTTCCCGGCAATGTGCGTGAGTTGCAAAACCTCATGGAACGCGCCGTGCTGCTGGCCAACGGCAGACCCGTTGAGCCCTGCCATTTTTTGCTGGAGAATGACGACTGGCCGCTGTTTGAGGAAGAATCCCCCGCTCCGGCCACCGGTACCGGTGCTGCCGCAGCTGCGGCAGAAGAAGCCCTTGCCATGGCCGCCACACATGCCACGGCTTCGGGTGAAGATGCGCCAGCCGCCGACTACTCTGCCCTTGCTTCTGTTGCCGCGCCTCTGACAGAAGGCCGCATGCAGGGAGCGGTAATTCCGCTGCACGAGATGGAACGCATCATGATTCTCAAGGGGCTGGAGGTTACCTCTGGCAACCGCACCCAGGCTGCCGACCTGCTGGGCATATCTGTGCGCACGCTGCGTAACAAGCTCAACGAATACCGCGCAGCTGGTCATCCCATTGACTGA
- a CDS encoding dimethylmenaquinone methyltransferase — protein MLQFADLAVADICDALGRNAALPSALKPFSTARMVGTAYTVNLPASENLLLYYAVDNARPGDVLVISCAGYTERAVAGEIVAALARARGLAGIVVDGAVRDAEALRQTDFPVYARAVSPNGPYKDACGEVNVPVGMGNVVINPGDLIVADADGIVAIRRHEAASVAEQARRITESGLEKLRSIEKNGSMDMAWLYEKLSKTCCDIRG, from the coding sequence ATGCTTCAGTTCGCAGACCTGGCCGTTGCCGATATCTGCGATGCGCTTGGCCGCAACGCGGCCCTGCCTTCTGCCCTCAAGCCCTTCAGCACCGCCCGCATGGTGGGAACCGCCTATACCGTCAACCTGCCAGCCAGCGAAAACCTGCTGCTGTACTATGCCGTAGACAATGCCCGGCCCGGTGACGTGCTGGTGATATCGTGCGCAGGCTATACAGAAAGGGCCGTGGCGGGCGAAATTGTTGCTGCCCTGGCCAGGGCGCGTGGTCTGGCGGGCATTGTTGTGGACGGTGCGGTGCGCGATGCCGAAGCCCTGCGGCAGACGGATTTTCCCGTTTACGCGCGTGCGGTTTCGCCCAATGGGCCGTACAAGGATGCCTGCGGCGAGGTAAACGTGCCGGTTGGCATGGGCAACGTGGTTATCAACCCCGGCGACCTGATTGTGGCCGATGCTGACGGCATTGTGGCCATACGCAGGCACGAAGCCGCCAGCGTTGCGGAACAGGCCCGCAGGATCACCGAATCCGGTCTTGAAAAGCTGCGCTCAATAGAAAAAAACGGCTCCATGGATATGGCGTGGCTATACGAAAAACTCTCCAAAACCTGCTGTGACATTCGCGGTTAG
- the dctA gene encoding C4-dicarboxylate transporter DctA: MSKKVFSSLYFKVLVGIALGIAFGFVSPDIAVKLKPLGDAFINLIKMIITPVIFCTVVVGIARMDSLKAVGRVGGKTLLYFEIVTTLALFIGLVVVHIVQPGAGIHADPATMDASSLGKFAHAKAQTTMEFIMGIIPHSVIGAFAEGNLLQVLLFSVLFGMSLSHMSGKPKDAILGTLERFSTALLGVVNLIMKLAPIGAFGAITFTIGKYGVGALASLGKLVLCLYLTSALFVIVVLGLICKFSGVNIWQLICYMKEEIFITLGTASTEAVLPRSMEKMEALGIKKSVVGLVFPTGYSFNLDGAAIYLTMAASFIAQAMDIHLDTSHQITLMLVLLLTSKGGAGVAGAALIALAATLSATNIIPVVGMTLVIGIDRVLNEMRAVVNLIGNCVATVAIGRWEKSIDLDHANKVLRGEIDVDHTLNDADARNELAAEMAQTSK, from the coding sequence ATGTCGAAAAAAGTTTTCTCTTCACTATACTTCAAGGTTCTTGTGGGTATTGCGCTGGGCATCGCCTTTGGCTTTGTCTCGCCTGATATCGCCGTAAAGCTCAAGCCGCTTGGCGACGCTTTCATCAATCTTATCAAAATGATCATTACGCCGGTGATTTTCTGCACCGTGGTCGTGGGCATTGCCCGCATGGACAGCCTCAAGGCTGTTGGCCGCGTGGGTGGCAAAACACTGCTCTACTTTGAAATTGTCACCACACTCGCCCTGTTCATCGGTCTTGTGGTTGTGCATATCGTGCAGCCCGGTGCTGGTATCCACGCCGATCCGGCAACCATGGACGCCTCGTCCCTGGGCAAATTTGCCCACGCCAAGGCGCAGACCACCATGGAATTTATCATGGGCATCATTCCCCACAGCGTTATCGGCGCATTTGCCGAGGGTAACCTGCTGCAGGTGCTCCTGTTCTCCGTGCTGTTTGGCATGAGCCTTTCGCACATGAGCGGCAAACCCAAGGATGCCATTCTCGGTACGCTTGAACGCTTCAGCACCGCCCTGCTTGGCGTGGTAAACCTGATCATGAAGCTTGCCCCGATTGGCGCGTTTGGTGCCATCACCTTCACCATCGGCAAGTACGGTGTGGGCGCTCTGGCCTCTCTGGGCAAGCTTGTGCTGTGTCTGTACTTGACAAGCGCCCTGTTTGTGATCGTGGTGCTCGGCCTTATCTGCAAATTTTCCGGTGTGAACATATGGCAGCTCATATGTTACATGAAGGAAGAAATTTTCATCACCCTCGGCACTGCCAGCACAGAAGCCGTGTTGCCCCGCAGCATGGAAAAAATGGAAGCCCTGGGCATCAAAAAATCAGTGGTGGGTCTTGTGTTCCCCACGGGTTATTCGTTTAACCTCGACGGCGCGGCCATTTACCTGACCATGGCGGCATCCTTTATCGCCCAGGCCATGGATATCCACCTCGACACCAGCCACCAGATTACCCTCATGCTGGTGCTGCTGCTTACCTCCAAAGGAGGCGCAGGTGTTGCCGGTGCAGCCCTTATCGCCCTGGCCGCCACGCTTTCGGCCACGAACATCATTCCTGTGGTGGGCATGACCCTTGTTATCGGCATCGACCGTGTGCTCAACGAAATGCGCGCAGTGGTCAACCTGATCGGCAACTGTGTTGCTACAGTAGCCATCGGCCGCTGGGAAAAGTCCATTGACCTTGACCATGCCAACAAGGTTTTGCGGGGCGAGATTGATGTTGATCATACCCTCAACGATGCTGATGCGCGCAACGAGCTTGCCGCAGAAATGGCCCAGACCAGCAAATAA
- a CDS encoding UxaA family hydrolase — protein sequence MQQTFMGYRRENGRVGIRNHVIILPLDDLSNAACEAVANNVKGSLALPHAYGRLQFGEDLDLHFRTLIGVGSNPNVAAVIVIGIEPQWTKRVVDGIAKTGKPVEGFAIEQHGDFETICSASRKAKEFMHFATELQRTECQVKELWVSTKCGESDTTSGIAANPTVGNAFDKLWEKGATTLFGETTEITGGEHLVMERCANAEVRAKFKFFFDRYAKVVDDHKTNDLSDSQPTKGNIEGGLTTIEEKALGNIQKIGRKAPVIGCLDKAETPTAPGLWFMDSSSAAAEMVTLCAASGFVAHFFPTGQGNIIGNPILPVIKLSANPRTVRTMNEHIDVDVSGILRREMNLDAAGDKLLEMLFRTCNGRNTAAEVLGHREFIMTRLYESA from the coding sequence ATGCAACAGACTTTCATGGGCTATCGCCGCGAAAATGGCCGCGTGGGTATCCGTAACCACGTTATAATCCTTCCCCTGGACGATCTTTCCAACGCCGCCTGCGAAGCCGTGGCCAACAATGTCAAGGGTTCCCTTGCCCTGCCCCACGCTTATGGCCGCCTTCAGTTTGGTGAAGACCTCGACCTGCATTTCCGCACGCTGATCGGCGTTGGCTCCAACCCCAACGTGGCAGCCGTTATCGTTATTGGTATTGAGCCCCAGTGGACAAAGCGCGTGGTGGACGGTATTGCCAAAACCGGCAAGCCCGTTGAAGGCTTTGCCATCGAACAGCACGGCGACTTTGAGACCATCTGCTCTGCTTCGCGCAAGGCCAAGGAATTCATGCACTTCGCCACTGAGCTGCAGCGTACCGAATGCCAGGTGAAAGAGCTGTGGGTTTCCACCAAGTGTGGCGAATCCGACACCACTTCCGGCATTGCGGCCAACCCCACCGTGGGCAACGCTTTTGACAAGCTGTGGGAAAAGGGCGCTACCACCCTGTTTGGCGAAACCACCGAAATCACCGGCGGCGAGCACCTGGTCATGGAACGCTGCGCCAATGCTGAAGTGCGCGCCAAGTTCAAGTTCTTCTTCGACCGTTACGCCAAGGTTGTTGACGACCACAAGACCAACGACCTCAGCGATTCCCAGCCCACCAAGGGCAACATTGAGGGCGGCCTGACCACCATTGAGGAAAAGGCTCTGGGCAACATCCAGAAGATCGGCCGCAAGGCTCCCGTTATCGGCTGCCTCGACAAGGCTGAAACCCCCACCGCTCCCGGCCTGTGGTTCATGGACTCTTCTTCTGCCGCAGCCGAAATGGTGACCCTGTGCGCCGCTTCCGGCTTTGTGGCCCACTTCTTCCCCACCGGGCAGGGCAACATCATTGGCAACCCCATTCTGCCGGTGATCAAGCTGTCGGCCAACCCCCGCACGGTTCGCACCATGAACGAACACATCGATGTGGACGTTTCGGGCATTCTGCGCCGCGAAATGAACCTCGATGCCGCTGGCGACAAACTGCTTGAAATGCTGTTCCGCACCTGCAATGGCCGTAACACCGCCGCTGAAGTGCTGGGTCACAGAGAATTTATCATGACCCGTTTGTACGAAAGCGCCTAG
- a CDS encoding UxaA family hydrolase codes for MVTHFVVHEPGDSVGVVVVEGVKKGDKLNGWVMDGNQSIEFDTLSDIPIGHKIALKDLAVGDTVIKYGTDIGKVVQPIKRGEHLHVHNVKTKRW; via the coding sequence ATGGTAACCCATTTTGTGGTTCACGAACCCGGCGATAGCGTCGGTGTTGTCGTTGTCGAAGGGGTGAAGAAAGGCGATAAGCTTAACGGTTGGGTTATGGACGGCAACCAGAGCATCGAATTCGATACCCTGAGCGATATTCCGATCGGCCACAAGATTGCCCTTAAGGATCTGGCTGTGGGCGACACCGTCATCAAGTACGGCACTGACATCGGCAAGGTTGTGCAGCCCATCAAGCGCGGCGAACACCTGCATGTCCACAACGTCAAAACCAAGAGGTGGTAA
- a CDS encoding sigma-54-dependent Fis family transcriptional regulator: MEYKITPTGLSTPSLTVGQVVHHLARIVAGKIDRNAFFQLLSKQLRVLFHYDRFCINLYDAEREFLNLFTAADGTVVESLSNTRIARNTVADLAISSRKPVVINDLSAHNLGDGPMPLSSVGLNATIALPLIINREVIGTMHVSFVRQPDNIVEILNFLIELTPVLTTFLFAVLAEERLAKSRPVPEPSGRPFDDSSTILLETKLLETPPMARTMAVVRKVAKLNIPVLITGETGTGKSMLARWLHRHSPRRDENFVKVNCPSIAPTLFESEMFGYAKGAFTGATAKRIGRIELAQHGTLFLDEIGELAPEMQSKLLLVMEESSFERVGEAESVGVDIRVISATNIDLAQAMAEGRLRRDLYYRLGSVVVRMPSLRDRKNDIPLFVDHFIQQFAREYEIRPPRLNRSVVETLHGHSWPGNIRELRNVVSRILLHSLDSVVTEDFVREALHQWSPENSQKAEGESPVVASPVQSGGASMSAAVGEGAAASVHLPTLDENEKAHIERALRQAGGRISGPRGAAALLGVPRTTLQHRMRKLGISA, encoded by the coding sequence ATGGAATACAAAATCACACCCACTGGCCTTAGTACCCCTTCGCTCACAGTGGGGCAGGTGGTGCACCATCTGGCACGCATTGTGGCTGGCAAGATAGACAGAAACGCGTTTTTTCAGCTGCTCTCAAAGCAGCTTCGCGTGCTGTTTCACTACGACCGCTTCTGCATCAATCTCTATGATGCCGAACGCGAGTTCCTGAATCTGTTCACCGCTGCGGATGGAACCGTGGTGGAATCTCTCTCAAACACGCGTATTGCCCGCAATACGGTTGCCGACCTTGCCATCTCATCGCGCAAGCCTGTGGTCATCAACGATCTGTCCGCCCACAACCTTGGCGACGGTCCCATGCCGCTTTCATCCGTTGGCCTCAACGCCACCATTGCCCTGCCGCTGATCATCAACCGCGAGGTTATCGGCACGATGCACGTGTCGTTTGTGAGACAGCCAGACAACATCGTTGAAATACTCAATTTTCTTATCGAGCTTACCCCGGTGCTCACCACATTTCTGTTCGCCGTGCTGGCCGAAGAACGCCTGGCAAAGAGCCGCCCAGTACCGGAGCCTTCCGGCAGGCCTTTTGACGACTCAAGCACCATTCTGCTTGAAACAAAGCTGCTGGAAACCCCGCCCATGGCCCGCACCATGGCGGTGGTGCGCAAGGTGGCAAAGCTGAATATTCCCGTGCTCATCACGGGCGAAACAGGCACGGGCAAGAGCATGCTGGCCCGCTGGCTGCACAGGCACAGCCCCCGGCGCGACGAAAACTTCGTCAAGGTCAACTGCCCTTCCATCGCACCTACCCTGTTTGAAAGCGAAATGTTCGGCTACGCCAAGGGCGCGTTTACCGGCGCAACAGCCAAACGCATTGGCCGTATTGAACTGGCGCAGCATGGAACCCTGTTTCTGGATGAAATTGGCGAGCTTGCCCCCGAAATGCAGAGCAAGCTGCTGCTTGTGATGGAAGAAAGCTCGTTTGAACGCGTGGGCGAAGCCGAATCAGTGGGGGTCGATATCCGCGTTATTTCGGCCACCAATATTGACCTTGCCCAGGCCATGGCCGAGGGGCGTCTGCGGCGCGACCTCTATTATCGTCTTGGTTCAGTGGTGGTGCGCATGCCCTCGCTGCGTGATCGCAAAAACGACATTCCGCTGTTTGTGGACCACTTTATCCAGCAGTTTGCCAGGGAATACGAAATCCGTCCTCCCCGCCTTAACCGGTCGGTGGTGGAAACCCTGCACGGGCATTCGTGGCCGGGCAACATCCGCGAGCTGCGCAATGTGGTGAGCCGCATACTGCTGCATTCGCTGGATTCGGTAGTGACAGAAGATTTTGTGCGCGAGGCCCTGCACCAGTGGTCGCCAGAAAACAGCCAGAAGGCTGAGGGCGAGTCGCCGGTTGTGGCAAGCCCCGTCCAGTCCGGGGGGGCGAGCATGTCCGCCGCTGTGGGCGAAGGGGCCGCCGCAAGCGTGCACCTGCCCACACTGGATGAAAACGAAAAGGCGCATATCGAGCGCGCCCTCAGGCAGGCCGGGGGGCGTATTTCCGGGCCACGGGGGGCGGCTGCCCTGCTGGGCGTGCCACGCACCACCCTGCAGCACAGAATGCGCAAGCTGGGCATCAGCGCCTAG